The sequence AACCCCGGTGTGTAGACGGGATCCATGGTGATAGAGGATGGGGCACCCTTGGTGGTACACAGCCTAccacagggatcactcagaggcaacgTTGGTAAAACATTCAACTTACCGTCCTTTATTGGAACTGGGCAACGGCCTCAACAGCAGCAACTTCAGCTGGATAGGGATGGCTGGTGGGATCTTGGTCCACAGGAGCTCTCAGCCTGGTATGGTGGCCTCAGGCTGGAGGAGATAGTtggctgctccagcagcaggtaGGACAAACTCCAGAGGGTGGAGGTCTGCTTGGCCCGGTTACTACAGGCCAAAAGAGATAGACCAGTTGCAATACCCTGGATATATTTAGTACGACCCTACCGAGGAGGCCACATCCATGGTTCTTAGGATTGTACCTCCAGGCAATGGCCTACAGCCTGGAGTTGATTTAGAAGgtcagtagtgtcctggatgtagctGGGAGTATTTCTGACCAGGGCTTTTAGGAGGTTTTCCACCAAACGTGAGATGCTTTCCCTCAATGCCAGAAATAATCGGCCTTCCTGGACTGCCGTCTTTGAGGGTCTTTGGGACCACATAGAAACAGCCTGGCCTGGGATGAGAAGGTTGACCTTGTGCTGAAGACCTCTTGTCGTGTCATTGAGATGTTTCTTGTAGGCCTCATTCAAGGTTACAATAATGGATGTGGTTGGACAGCTGACTGATGGCTTCCTGGTATAGTCGGAGGTGTTCCTCAGGACTATTGCAGGGTTTATGATGATATCTGAGGTCGCTTTCCATGACCTAATAGCCTTCTTCTCCTGCAGGGTTGGGTTATGGACCTTCTTTCTTGAGATTGAGATGCTTCCAGGTTGTGGGATCCAGGTAAATTTTTGGGTTGCTTCTGAGTCTGTGCTGTCAGGAGAAATATTCTCTTATTTTCTGAAGATTTCCTCCAAGTCATTGCAGAGTTTGATGTTGTGCACAGATCTTGTGGGGCAGGAGGACAGACGTGTGaggatcatcatcatcagtagctGTTATAGGAGTGTGTGCAGGAACTCTGTGTGGTACATGCGCTGGTgtctaaggccacattcacaccacCGTTGTGGAGATGGATCTTTGCTTCCGGATATGGAGGTCCACACAGACACCTACATCACCGTAAAaaagattcttgtacatagggggcagtattgatTTAAACTCTTGGCGGGCTACAGCAGACAAGCTGCTTTTTCCCTTGGAACACTTTTTGGTGCTGGATTCCCACCCTTCCTTTTTGCTTTATCCATATTACTACTATATGGATCTCCGGACCAGCGTTTGGAAATACTCCGTGCACCTGGCCAGTGAACATCCTCTAGAAGATTGCAGCCTGCGCTTGGTGAGCCGTTACCAAAAAATTTCTtcttgttttatttcatgttatattcctgtacatagggggcagtattatagtagttatattcttgtacatagggggcagtattatagtagttatattcctgtacatagggggcagtattatagtagttatattcttgtacatagggggcagtattatagtagttatattcctgtacatagggggcagtattatagtagttatattcctgtacatagggggcagtattatagtagttatattcctgtacatagggggcagtattatagtagttatattcttgtacatagggggcagtattatagtagttatattcctgtacatagggggcagtattatagtagttatattcttgtacatagggggcagtattatagtagttatattcttgtacatagggggcagtattatagtagttatattcttgtatatagggggcagtattatagtagttatattcttgtacatagggggcagtattatagtagttatattcctgtacatagggggcagtattatagtagttatattcctgtacatagggggcagtattatagtagttatattcctgtacatagggggcagtattatagtagttatattcctgtacatagggggcagtattatagtagttatattcctgtacatagggggcagttatagtagttatattcctgtacatagggggcagtattatagtagttatattcctgtacatagggggcagtattatagtagttatattcttgtacatggggggcagtattatagtagttatattcttgtacatagggggcagtattatagtagttatattcctgtacataggggcagtattatagtagttatatccctgtacatagggggcagtattatagtagttatattcttgtacataggggtagtattatagtagttatattcctgtacataggggccagtattatagtagttatattcctgtacatagggggcagtattatagtagttatattcctgtacatagggggatgtattatagtagttatattcttgtacatagggggcagtattatagtagttatattcttgtacatagggggcagtattatagtagttatattcttgtacatagggggcagtattatagtagttatattcttgtacatagggggcagtattatagtagttatattcttgtacatagggggcagtattatagtagttatattcttgtacataggggcagtattatagtagttatatccctgtacatagggggcagtattatagtagttatattcctgtacatagggggcagtattatagtagttatattcctgtacatagggggcagtattatagtagttatattcctgtacatagggggcagtattatagtagttatattcttgtacatagggggcagtattatagtagttatattcttgtacataggggcagtattatagtagttatatccctgtacatagggggcagtattatagtagttatattcctgtacataggggccagtattatagtagttatattcctgtacatagggggcagtattatagtagttatattcttgtacataggaggcagtattatagtagttatattcctgtacatagggggcagtattatagtagttatattcctgtacatagggggcagtattatagtagttatattcctgtacatagggggcagtattatagtagttatattcttgtacataggggccagtgttatagtagttatattcttgtacataggaggcagtattatagtagttatattcctgtacatagggggcagtattatagtagttatattcttgtacataggggcagtattatagtagttatattcttgtacatggggggcagtattatagtagttatattcttgtacatggggggcagtattatagtagttatattcctgtacatagggggcagtattatagtagttatactcctgtacatagggggcagtattatagtagttatattcttgtacatagggggcagtattatagtagttatattcctgtacatagggggcagtattatagtagttatattcctgtacatagggggcagtattatagtagttatattcttgtacatagggggcagtattatagtagttatattcctgtacatagggggcagtattatagtagttatattcctgtacatagggggcagtattatagtagttatattcctgtacacggggcgcagtattatggtagttatattcctgtacatagggggcagtattatagtagttatattcttgtacatagggggcagtattatagtagttatatccctgtacataggaggcggtattatagtagttatattcctgtacataggggcagtattatagtagttatattcctgtacataggggcagtattatagtagttatattcctgtacatagggggcagtattatagtagttatattcctgtacatagggggcagtattatagtagttatattcctgtatataggtggcagtattatagtagttatattcttgtacatggggggcagtattatagtacttatcttTAGTATATACATAACAGGTTATAGTTCCCTACATTTTGGGACCGCCCTGAATGTCCTTTCTTATCTTTCTTCAACAGAACATTGCACATTAACCCATTAATGGAATTTCTTAAAAAATGTGCACATTCTTTATGAGCTGCTGGTAGCGTCACTTTCCTAGAGAAGGTATGTGTGGAGTCATGGATGAGGTAGGTATACATAGGGTCCATGACTAGATAGGTCGGCCTCTGACAATTGTGGGTCTTGGACTGTAGAGTTTGTCTCTGGAGACTTCTGGGTTAATAGAATTTGCTTTGTCATTGCATCAACTCTAAATGTCTAGGAGAGACTTTCAGTTACCAAGATGGCCTCTGCCGATGTGAGGGACGAGCTGAGCTGCTCCATCTGCCTGAACATCTATACGGACCCCGTCACCCTGACACAACCCCGTCACACAACTACTGCCGGGGGTGTATTGTCCAGGTTTTGGACACACAGCAGACGTCTGGCCGTTACACCTGTCCCGAATGTCGAGAAGAATTTGCAGAGCGTCCACTGCTCTACACATCTATAGCACTAAGAAACATAGCGGAGCGATTCCAGGCCGTCCAACCAGAGAGGACCATCTACTGCACCTACTGTAGTCACTCCCCAACACCTGCTGCAAAGTCAGGTCTATCGTGTAAGGTGTCCTTGTGTGAGAGACACCTGAGGGTCCACATCAAGTCCAGAGAACATGTCCTTACTGAACCCACTGCCACCACGGAAGAGAGAACGTGCTCCGTCCACAGAAAGACCCTGGAGTACTATTGTCTGGAAGATGCCACCTTCATATGTGTGAGCTGCTGTATGGGCAGCGAGCACCAGGCCCACAAGGTGGAGCTCCTAGAAGAAGCTGCCAAGAAGAAAAAGGACAAGATGAACCTTCTCCTGAAAAACCTGAACTCCAGGACAGCAGAAACTGAAAAAAGGGTCCATGGCCTTCAAGAGGGCAAGAGAGGAATTCAGGAGAAGGTGTCTGGGCTAAGAAAGAGAGTCACTGCAATCTTCAGAGACATCAGGAGGCAGCTGGAGGACCTTGAGAGGAAGGTCCTGAGTGACATCTCCAAGCAGCACGACCAGGTCATCCACGCGACTCTTCAGATAATCCAAGAGCTGGAGGTCCAGAAAGACGAGCTGTACAGTAAGATACTCTACGTCAAGGAGTTGTGTAACATGACTGACCCTCTGGCCATTTTACAAGAACAAGAGTCAAACCAAGAACATTTCTGTGATTTCCTCAAGAAGGAGAATAAAAACCAGGAGAAGGATGTGGAGAAGGTGGACAATCTGGATGAAGGTTTCATCTCAGAGACATTGCTACAAGGTTTATCCGAaatagtgaaaaatgtaaagaaagGAATAAATGTCCAAGCCCCTACGGACATCCTCCTCGACGTCAACACTGCCTGTAAAAATGTCAAAATATCACCTGACCTGAAGACGGCATCCTGGTCCCAAAGTAAGCTGAACCGTCCAGAAACTAACAGGAGATTCCAGGAACCTCAAGTGTTGAGTTCCAGGAGCTTCTCGACTGGACGCCATTATTTTGAGGTGGAGACCAGTAAGACTGGAAACTGGAGAGTGGGGTTGTGTTATCCCAGTATAGAGCGCAGCGGACACCAGGCGTGGATTGGAGACAACAAAAAGTCCTGGTGCTTACGTAAGGTCTTCTATAATAACAGCAACCTATACTCGGTCATGCACGACAGCAAGGTGGTCCAGTTACCCCACCAGCTGCCATCTCACAGGTTCAGGGTCTACTTGGACTACGAGGCCGGGCAGGTGTCCTTCTACGAGCTCAGTGACCCAATCAGACACCTCcacaccttcaccaccaccttcaccgaACCCCTCCATGCCGCCTTCTGCGTACTGAAGGACGGCTGCATAAAGATCTGTAGCTAAGGAATTATGGGACAGACCTAATCTTCATCTTCAGGATCCGTGAGAAGGTCAATgttgaggaacatcctgtgaatTCAAATATTTGGCCGTTCCCCGTCTTGGAATGACAACCAATATGATGGTCACCTTCAAAGCCTCATGGACAAGTCATGGACAACCAAAGGGTCACCAGTCCTAGCAGGATGTTCATGAGGGTCACCATCAGAAATGTTTAGGGTCCACAAAGTCAAGGACCATTTGCGACAAGCTCCAATACCTACTACCAGGTAGTTAAGAAGGGGACGACAGTAAGAGATTTGGGGTGGTAGAAGGACAGTGTGTATGAAAAGTGGGTGGAAGGCGCAGGCCAGAACCGGGCCAGTACACTAATGGGGAGGGGGCAAGGCAGTAGCTCATTGGGTAAAAAGGCCAATATTTAGCAAGTGGAAGGGGCTCTTAAGAGGGTAACACCAAATTCACTATATGTGGCCCTGTTGTGGTGAGCACTTCTAGCAACGGCGACCAgaccctttttttttacattatttggtCAAATCCTGCACCCGGGTCGGGGTTCTGTTGgtcaaagtaaatttttttcttgcttgtgtttaatataaaaatgtatctgTAATAAAAGGGATCTTAAAGGGATCTTCAGAGACCAATTATATCCCAAACACTTTCTTATGTAGATCTGGAAAAACTGTGCCCCTCTGGTTGTCAGGCCGTGAATGGTACTGCACATTAGCCACGGTGACtagcagtaccagacacaaccatGGGCAGGGGTGGCGCAGTTACTACAAGAAGCTGCCATGTTTTTAGGGGTGTAAGATCTCTtgaaatatatgtgtgtattgctGAAaattaaagatttattttttttcaatatccAGTTATTTGGTTTTCTGGTGGTCCGCACCTGGGTGGTCTTCCATACAGATGGCTGCTTACTTGAGACAGCGCCTCCCTTCTCCACAGGCCGTGTCAGGTTATGCAGCGATGCCAGATGCCACCTGTAGATAAAGGTGGCGCTGTTTCCAGGAGaacggccatgttccctgaccacggACCAGGCCTGAACATTAGATTCACATGTAATCATGTCGGGTGGCGTCACTACATACATGTAACATGTCATCATTAGTGTCCTGTAGTATCAGAGAGTAATGGCAGCACATCTGTTACCTCACAATCATCACACGGAGATACCAGGGAAACATCTGCCGAGGAGCCGCCACATCATCCATCTATGAGGAGAGAAATCCTAATCACACACGACTGACAGAAACAGGAgggcaagatggccgccaccaCATCTACTGCTATGTGCTGCATAGGCCGTAAGTAAGGCCTCCTGCcttactgtatctaatcccacagtgatactgactgctgagctgtgtatccaatcctaccacacagtgatactgactgctgacctgtgtatctaatcccacagtgatactgactgctggcctgtgtatccaatcctaccacacagtgatactgactgctggccTGTGTATGTAATCCCACAGTGATAATGACTGCtgtcctgtgtatctaatcctaccacagtgatactgactgcaggcctgtgtatccaatcctaccaCACAGTGATACTGACTGTtggcctgtgtatctaatcctaccacagtgatactgactgctggcctgtgtatctaatcctaccacatAGTGATCATGACTGCtggcctgtgtatctaatcctaccacatagtgatactgactgctggcctgtgtatctaatcctaccacatagtgatactgactgcaggcctgtgtatctaatcctactacatagtgatactgactgcaggcctgtgtatctaatcctaccacatagtgatactgactgctggcctgtgtatctaatcctaccacatagtgatactgactgctggcctgtgtatctaatcctaccacatagtgatactgactgctggcctgtgtatctaatcctaccacatagtgatactgactgctggcctgtgtatctaatcctaccacatAATAATACTGACTGCtggcctgtgtatctaatcctaccacatagtgatactgactgcaggcctgtgtatctaatcctaccacatAGTGATCATGACTGCaggcctgtgtatctaatcctaccacatagtgatactgactgcaggcctgtgtatctaatcctaccacatAGTGATCATGACTGCaggcctgtgtatctaatcctaccacatagtgatactgactgcaggcctgtgtatctaatcctaccacatagtgatactgactgctggcctgtgtatctaatcctaccacatagtgatactgactgctggcctgtgtatctaatcctaccacatAATAATACTGACTGCtggcctgtgtatctaatcctaccacatagtgatactgactgctggcctgtgtatctaatcctaccacatagtgatactgactgcaggcctgtgtatctaatcctaccacatAGTGATACTGACTGCAGGCCTGTGTATCTAATAGTGATACTGACTGCaggcctgtgtatctaatcctaccacatagtgatactgactgcaggcctgtgtatctaatcctaccacagtgatactgactgcaggcctgtgtatccaatcctaccaCACAGTGATACTGACTGTtggcctgtgtatctaatcctaccacagtgatactgactgctggcctgtgtatctaatcctaccacatAGTGATCATGACTGCtggcctgtgtatctaatcctaccacatagtgatactgactgctggcctgtgtatctaatcctaccacatagtgatactgactgcaggcctgtgtatctaatcctactacatagtgatactgactgcaggcctgtgtatctaatcctaccacatagtgatactgactgctggcctgtgtatctaatcctaccacatagtgatactgactgctggcctgtgtatctaatcctaccacatagtgatactgactgcaggcctgtgtatctaatcctactacatagtgatactgactgcaggcctgtgtatctaatcctaccacatagtgatactgactgcaggcctgtgtatctaatcctaccacatagtgatactgactgcaggcctgtgtatctaatcctaccacatagtgatactgactgcaggcctgtgtatctaatcctaccacatagtgatactgactgcaggcctgtgtatctaatcctactacatagtgatactgactgcaggcctgtgtatctaatcctactacatagtgatactgactgcaggcctgtgtatctaatcctactacatagtgatactgactgcaggcctgtgtatctaattctatgtgtatctaatcctatgtggtaggattagatacagatgtCAGTAGTCAGTATCACtgtgggattagatacataggtcagcagccagtatcactatgtggtaggattagatacagatgtCAGTATCACTGTGGGATTAGATACCCAGGTCAGCAGAGAGTGAGTGCTGTACGATATATATGCAACATCTTCCCACCTCGCAAGAAGAGGGAGAAGATGTGGTAAGGTGCAAGTAGTTCTCTGTGGGGCAGTCCCGGTGTGTGGTAGGGATCCCcgggtagatggtagaggggaggcccatgatgttaacggcagccagggatcacacgtggagacaagatgtagaacaaactcagttcctttattccagaacttcAACTCAGCAACGGTAACATTCTGAGGGCAATGTTGGATGCACTCTGGGATAGAAGCTCACAACTCAGACTCAGGAAGCTGGAGAAGGAGGGGGGAGACAggtaggagacagcagcagcgGGCCTGATGGAGGGGGATCGCCCTCAACTAGGAGACACCAGCAGAAGGGCTGATGGAGGGAGATCGTCCTCAggtaggagacagcagcagcaggcctgatggagggagattgtcCTCAGCTAGGAGACACCGGCAgtaggcctgatggagggagattgtcCTCAGGTAGGAGACACcagcagcaggcctgatggagggggaTTGTCCTCAggtaggagacagcagcagcaggcctgatggagggagattgtcCTCAGGTAGGAGACACcggcagcaggcctgatggagggagattgtcCTCAGCTAGGAGACACCGGCAgtaggcctgatggagggagattgtcCTCAGGTAGGAGACACcagcagcaggcctgatggagggagattgtcCTCAGGTAGGAGACACcagcagcaggcctgatggagggagattgtcctcaggtaggagacagcagcagcaggcctgatggagggagattgtcCTCAGCTAGGAGACACCGGCAgtaggcctgatggagggagattgtcctcagctaggagacagcagcagcaggcctgatggagggagattgtcCTCAGGTAGGAGACACcagcagcaggcctgatggagggggaTTGTCCTCAGGTAGGAGACACcagcagcaggcctgatggagggggaTTGTCCTCAGGTAGGAGACACcagcagcaggcctgatggagggagatcgTCCTCAGGTAGGAGACACcagcagcaggcctgatggagggagattgtcctcaggtaggagacagcagcagcaggcctgatggagggagattgtcctcaggtaggagacagcagcagcaggcctgatggagggggaTTGTCCTCAGGTAGGAGACACcagcagcaggcctgatggagggagattgtcCTCAGGTAGGAGACAGCGGCAGCGGGCCTGATGGAGGGGGATTGTCCTCAGGTAGgagacaccagcagcagcaggcctgatggagggagattgtcCTCAGGTAGGAGACACCGGCAGCGGGCCTGATGGAGGGGGATTGTCCTCAGGTAGgagacaccagcagcagcaggcctgatggagggagattgtcCTCAGGTAGGAGACACCGGCAGcgggcctgatggagggagattgtcCTCAGGTAGGAGACACCGGCAGcgggcctgatggagggagattgtcCTCAGGTAGGAGACAGCGGCAGCGGGCCTGATGGAGGGGGATTGTCCTCAGGTAGgagacaccagcagcagcaggcctgatggagggagattgtcCTCAGGTAGGAGACACcagcagcaggcctgatggagggagattgtcCTCAGGTAGGAGACACCGGCAGcgggcctgatggagggagattgtcCTCAGGTAGGAGACACCGGCAGcgggcctgatggagggagattgtcCTCAGGTAGGAGACACCGGCAGCGGGCCTGATGGAGGGGGATCGTCCTCTCTGGAGGAACTCTAAGAATGATCTGTTCTCACTCAGAACTCCCATCccattatgtgtgatactgtgtgctgagccatgtatctaatcttatcctgtgtgatacagtctgctgaggtgtgtatcttAGGCCCCAGGCAcacagtcatgtgaatgtagcctaagcctaTCAGGCCTGACACTGACTGCTTGTGTGAGGTGGCACCAGTACCATCCGGACTGTGCGCACCAGTGGTAGTGATTGGAGGACTTGAAGTCTCTGCAGTCAGAAGATGTGACTGTCATCTGTTGGACTTGATGACCATCAGAACCTTCTGTCCTCCTTCCATGGCAGTAGCTGGATCAGCAATGATCTAACATCTTCCATGGTCCTTATACTTCAGTCATGGATAACTTGGCTATTGTTCACTCGTGATTAATAATCTTCACCCAAGACTTGAGCAGCCGGAAACCAACATGGAGAGGCTCGCtgaaggtggtggtgaaggtATAGAGGTGACTGATGGGGTCACTGAGCTCATAGAAGGAGATCTTCCCGGCTTCGTAGTCGAGACACATCCTCAGCCTCTGACATGAAGGCTCCGGTGACAACATGGTCTCCACATTTTGATGGAGGACAGAGTAATAATTCTTCTGCCACCGCAGACACCAAGACCTTTCATTGTCCCCGATGTAGGACTGGTCACCTGTCCGGTCCATGCTGGGGTAACACATTCCGACCCTCCAGCCTCCGGTCTGACTGGTCTCCACATCCCAATGATGCCGGCCGGTGTGGAAGCTGTCACTGCTCAGTATCTGCGGGTACTGACATCTACCCAGACGTTCTGGATAGTTTTGGTTTTCATTGGACCAGGTCGCAGTCTTTGAGTCATGTGATAGGTGGACATGGCTTCCTGCTGTGTTAATGTCCATCAGCAGACCTGCACGGCCTGGCCTGCTAAGCCTTGCCTTCACACCGGTCAGAATATTAGACAGTCCTTCTTCAAGCATCTCCGAGATCAGATCTTCATCCAGATCACCAGCGACATAAAGAGCATCTTCTGAAAATGTCTCCTCATGTGCGCCCGCCCCAGTGTCCCAAAAATCATCTGGTGCATCTTGTAGTACAGTGACCGGGTCTGTCAGGTCACACAGCTCCCTCATGTGGGACATCTTCCTAGTCAATGCATCCTTCTCAACTTCCAGCTGTTGGATCCAGCCCAAGATTGAAGAGGACACCTGATCTTTCTGTCTGGAGATGTCTCTCAAGAGCTTCTTCTCAAGGTCTTCTAGATGTCTTCTTATATCCTCAAACTGAACGGTTACCATCTTGGTTAAACAGTGAGCTTTTTCCTGAAGGTCCACCTCACTCTCCCGTAGACTCTGGACTCTCTTCTCCGTCTCCTCCATGCTGGTTGTGAGGTTCTTGAGGACCTTTCTCAGGTTGTCCTTCTTCATGTTGAGAGAAGTGGCCAGTAATTCCACACGATGTCCACTATGACCGGACACGACGCACTGtgcacagatacagacagagtCCACACAGCAGTAATGTTTCAGGACCTTGTGGTGGACCCCACATTTCTTACTCACAGGGGGAGGCCTGGGTAGCGTTGAGGTATGTTCCACTGATTGGTCATGCTTCCTCAGGTGATGCTGGCACATGGAGGTCTCACACTGTACGCAGGTCCTAACAGCTGGGACAGGGAGGTCACAGAAGGTGCAGAACATGGTGGACGTCTCTTCTTCTGGAGCCGAGAGGAGGTCCCTCACAATGTTACATAGAGTTGTGTTTCTCCTCAGGACTGGACGTTCTAGGAAGTCTTCTCTGCAGTCAGGACAGGAGTAGCCCCCAGCCCCATCCTGGGTGTCCATCACACGATTAATACACCCCCGGCAGTAGTTGTGTCCACACCTCAGGGTGACGGGATCGGTGTAGACCTCCAGGCAGATGGAGCAGCTCAGCTCGTCCCTCAGATCAGCGGAAGCCATTGTTGGCAGCAGGAAGACGCAACGTGATGAAGTCACCGCCTATTAAC comes from Engystomops pustulosus chromosome 6, aEngPut4.maternal, whole genome shotgun sequence and encodes:
- the LOC140065170 gene encoding E3 ubiquitin/ISG15 ligase TRIM25-like, with protein sequence MASADLRDELSCSICLEVYTDPVTLRCGHNYCRGCINRVMDTQDGAGGYSCPDCREDFLERPVLRRNTTLCNIVRDLLSAPEEETSTMFCTFCDLPVPAVRTCVQCETSMCQHHLRKHDQSVEHTSTLPRPPPVSKKCGVHHKVLKHYCCVDSVCICAQCVVSGHSGHRVELLATSLNMKKDNLRKVLKNLTTSMEETEKRVQSLRESEVDLQEKAHCLTKMVTVQFEDIRRHLEDLEKKLLRDISRQKDQVSSSILGWIQQLEVEKDALTRKMSHMRELCDLTDPVTVLQDAPDDFWDTGAGAHEETFSEDALYVAGDLDEDLISEMLEEGLSNILTGVKARLSRPGRAGLLMDINTAGSHVHLSHDSKTATWSNENQNYPERLGRCQYPQILSSDSFHTGRHHWDVETSQTGGWRVGMCYPSMDRTGDQSYIGDNERSWCLRWQKNYYSVLHQNVETMLSPEPSCQRLRMCLDYEAGKISFYELSDPISHLYTFTTTFSEPLHVGFRLLKSWVKIINHE